Proteins from a single region of Chanodichthys erythropterus isolate Z2021 chromosome 13, ASM2448905v1, whole genome shotgun sequence:
- the entr1 gene encoding endosome-associated-trafficking regulator 1, whose amino-acid sequence MSKHKTKKLIIEDDEPKQDELNPFSFKEFIRNKNQQPCTTEATEVYDGACHVEQDYNTSIDFATKGPFFTDPSVLCKPSESEPEETWIESCHPSALDGSHDFQLHGTLDLSAYSEQSSLCSDEREANVTEWELDQSDFLPKKHLERRSTGSYEGDEETSVMDISFHLKRNNAENATKNAQQLREENSLLRKQIKELLRRSETDSKRIEQLTDELHNKKLQEEREAKALETMVQSVEENLQLMTKRAVKAENNISKLKQEIQQLQGQLEGYKSENERLRYGETTALTTMRHNAQVASEYLNKAAQDAETSIKQLLTGRETLYFVSQLLSSIDKITEIHD is encoded by the exons ATGTCCAAACACAAGACGAAAAAGCTCATCATTGAAGATG ATGAGCCAAAGCAAGATGAGCTGAATCCATTTTCTTTCAAAGAGTTTATCAGAAACAAGAACCAGCAGCCCTGTACTACAGAAGCCACAGAG GTATATGATGGTGCATGCCACGTTGAGCAGGACTATAACACCTCCATAGATTTTGCTACCAAGGGGCCTTTCTTCACAGACCCCTCTGTGCTCTGTAAGCCTTCTGAAAGCGAACCTGAGGAGACATGGATTGAAAGCTGCCACCCATCAGCCCTTGACGGTTCTCACGACTTCCAACTACATGGGACTTTAGACCTCAGCGCTTACTCTGAGCAGTCATCTCTGTGCAGTGATGAGAGGGAAGCAAATGTGACTGAATGGGAGCTGGATCAGTCTGACTTCCTGCCAAAGAAGCACTTAGAAAGAAGAAGCACAGGAAGCTATGAGGGTGATGAAGAGACTTCAGTCATGGATATTTCTTTCCATCTTAAGAGGAACAATGCTGAAAATGCCACAAAAAATGCTCAACAG CTCAGAGAAGAGAATTCTCTACTCAGAAAGCAAATCAAAGAACTCCTTAGAAGGTCAGAAACTGACTCCAAAAG GATTGAACAGCTCACAGATGAGCTGCACAACAAGAAGTTACAGGAGGAGAGAGAGGCTAAGGCTTTGGAGACGATGGTGCAGTCAGTAGAAGAAAACCTTCAGTTAATGACG AAGCGGGCAGTCAAAGctgaaaataatatttcaaaattgaAACAAGAGATACAACAACTCCAG GGCCAGCTTGAAGGATATAAAAGTGAGAATGAGAGGCTTAGATATGGAGAAACTACAGCCTTAACCACAATGAGACACAATGCACAAGTGGCCTCTGAATACCTCAACAAAGCAGCTCAAGATGCAGAGACTTCTATCAA GCAGTTGCTGACAGGAAGAGAGACACTCTATTTTGTATCCCAGTTATTGTCCTCCATTGACAAGATCACAGAGATTCATGATTAA